The Oncorhynchus mykiss isolate Arlee chromosome 28, USDA_OmykA_1.1, whole genome shotgun sequence genome includes a window with the following:
- the LOC110508934 gene encoding artemin-like, translated as MLHSRRGACWGKVSDLTGAHADWTKTHWIAGGPRWRTRRRDRPGVTTRPSAGAPYHLRNVKVLLYVVVSLLPLVEGACMGAGLEADSVQAVGLVGGMGERQLPDTLPEVDEEQEEKSDPYSPWHGLYDLSVMDEVDDHPSGRWGRRSPRNSDAEPKGSAKKKKRRKKKERDRKGKGKGRQPQQSSPDCRVEKREMRVRDLGLGFDSDEIVLFKFCVGSCQSSRTNYDLALRALMEDGSLPRRTSRRVSAHPCCRPDSYEPVSFMDAHTAWQTIQSLSAASCMCMG; from the exons ATGCTCCACAGCCGACGAGGGGCTTGCTGGGGAAAAGTGTCTGACCTCACTGGCGCGCACGCAGATTGGACTAAAACGCATTGGATTGCAG GTGGGCCAAgatggaggacgaggaggagagacagaccaggggtGACCACCAGACCATCAGCAGGTGCACCTTACCACCTGAGGAATGTGAAG GTGctgctgtatgtggttgtctctCTGCTGCCCCTGGTGGAGGGGGCCTGTATGGGCGCTGGTTTGGAGGCAGACTCTGTACAGGCTGTGGGACtggtgggagggatgggggaaaggcAGCTCCCAGACACTCTACCTGAGGTGGATGAGGAACAAGAGGAGAAGAGTGACCCGTACTCCCCCTGGCATGGCCTCTATG acctctctGTGATGGACGAAGTGGACGACCACCCTAGTGGCCGGTGGGGGAGACGTTCCCCTCGCAACTCCGACGCCGAACCAAAAGGCTCGGCCAAgaaaaagaagaggaggaagaagaaagagagggatagaaagggcAAAGGGAAGGGCCGGCAGCCCCAGCAGAGCAGCCCAGACTGCAGGGTGGAGAAACGAGAGATGCGGGTGCGGGATTTGGGCCTGGGCTTCGACTCGGACGAGATCGTCCTATTCAAGTTTTGCGTGGGCTCCTGCCAGTCGTCAAGGACCAACTACGACCTGGCTCTAAGGGCCCTGATGGAGGACGGGTCCCTGCCGCGGAGGACCTCCCGGCGAGTCAGCGCCCACCCCTGCTGCCGGCCCGACAGCTACGAGCCCGTGTCCTTCATGGATGCCCACACCGCGTGGCAGACCATCCAGTCGCTGTCGGCGGCCAGCTGCATGTGTATGGGCTGA
- the ptger4c gene encoding prostaglandin E receptor 4 (subtype EP4) c, whose protein sequence is MNNSVYGDGSNISELVQPLCVSHNQSTFPPLRLESKSLVTSATMFAFGVMGNLIAIVVLCISKKEQKETTFYTLVVGMAITDLLGTCFTSPVVIATYIAQRWPGGELLCDFFSFSMLFFGSAGMSILCAMAVERYLAINHAYLYSQYIDRTTARLALMGIYLANIVLCIMPSFGFGKHVRHFPGTWCFLDWRATDPLAASYSFLYGGFMLVLIAVTVVCNFAVCRSLVGMSQKTRIVRAKVSAQVGSRRVFLPSVTCPSAAEIQMFWLLIFMTIVFLVCSIPLVVRIFVNQLYGPSNICAGVNPDYRSDLMAIRFASFNPILDPWVYILCRKNLLVKGCERVKKTVGQVKAGRGRNLGWVGTSSHHSLPSFEHSNETSYASLRTTNYRNDSENQVTTKNKSFTDFTMRQAWDLDTAQANFHPFSVDQTTVIGFEAEIAVVSKPAMIASQLGSSEALPEMCSPAGLHSHVSKVDIVTCTFSTLSSCQSEKCL, encoded by the exons ATGAATAATTCCGTCTATGGCGATGGCTCGAACATTTCAGAACTAGTTCAACCGCTCTGTGTCTCCCACAACCAAAGCACTTTCCCGCCACTGCGACTGGAATCAAAATCGCTGGTCACTTCAGCCACTATGTTCGCTTTTGGAGTCATGGGGAACCTCATTGCCATTGTTGTGTTATGCATCTCAAAGAAAGAGCAGAAGGAGACCACTTTCTATACGCTGGTTGTTGGAATGGCTATCACGGACCTGTTGGGCACCTGTTTCACCAGCCCGGTGGTTATCGCCACCTACATAGCCCAGAGGTGGCCCGGTGGAGAGCTACTGTGTGACTTTTTCTCGTTCTCTATGCTCTTTTTCGGCTCGGCTGGAATGTCCATTCTGTGCGCTATGGCAGTGGAACGATACCTGGCCATAAACCACGCGTATCTTTACTCCCAATACATTGACCGGACGACGGCGCGTTTGGCGCTCATGGGCATCTACCTAGCTAACATTGTGCTGTGCATCATGCCCAGCTTTGGTTTCGGGAAGCATGTGCGCCACTTCCCGGGCACTTGGTGTTTTTTGGACTGGAGGGCGACGGACCCCCTCGCTGCCTCGTACTCGTTTCTGTATGGCGGGTTCATGTTGGTGTTGATTGCGGTGACAGTTGTGTGCAACTTCGCAGTGTGTCGGTCACTTGTGGGGATGAGCCAGAAGACGCGGATAGTGAGAGCGAAGGTGTCCGCGCAAGTAGGCTCACGGCGCGTGTTCCTGCCCTCCGTCACCTGCCCGTCCGCGGCTGAGATCCAAATGTTCTGGCTGCTGATATTTATGACCATCGTTTTCCTGGTGTGCTCCATTCCTTTGGTG GTGCGCATCTTTGTAAACCAGCTGTATGGTCCTTCCAACATCTGTGCCGGAGTGAATCCAGATTACCGCAGTGATCTGATGGCCATTCGCTTCGCCTCGTTCAACCCCATTCTGGACCCCTGGGTATACATCCTCTGTAGGAAGAACCTGTTGGTAAAGGGCTGTGAGAGGGTAAAGAAGACAGTTGGACAAGTCAAGGCGGGCCGCGGGCGTAATTTAGGCTGGGTTGGCACTAGCAGTCATCATTCACTCCCGTCGTTTGAACACAGCAACGAGACCAGTTATGCGTCATTACGCACGACCAACTACAGAAACGATTCGGAGAACCAGGTTACCACCAAAAATAAATCGTTTACAGACTTTACCATGCGACAAGCCTGGGACCTTGACACGGCGCAGGCGAACTTCCATCCGTTTAGTGTAGACCAGACTACCGTGATCGGTTTCGAGGCGGAGATAGCGGTGGTGTCCAAACCGGCCATGATCGCGTCACAGCTCGGAAGCAGCGAGGCGCTTCCGGAGATGTGCTCACCAGCAGGTCTTCATAGCCACGTCAGTAAAGTGGACATAGTCACCTGTACCTTCAGCACACTAAGCTCCTGTCAATCGGAGAAGTGCCTCTGA